Proteins encoded in a region of the Quercus lobata isolate SW786 chromosome 8, ValleyOak3.0 Primary Assembly, whole genome shotgun sequence genome:
- the LOC115955209 gene encoding cucumisin-like isoform X2 translates to MAGMDGVVSVFPNQKKELHTTRSWDFLGLPKQVNRPTTKSDVIIGVFDTGIWPESDSFNDKGFGPPPSKWKGKCQAPTNFTCNNKIIGAKYYRSDRDFQKEDFRSPRDSEGHGTHVASIAAGNLVSKASVKGIGLGTARGGLPSARIAVYKVCWYLGCDDVDILAAFDDAIADGVDIISISIGGSSDNYFMDTIAIGAFHGMRNGILTSSSAGNRGPYLATLSSFAPWSLSVAASTMDRKFYTKVRLGNNKIFEGISINTFDLKNETYPIIYGGDAPNKTEEYDSSLSRYCYEDSLDKNLVKGKIVLCDVENYGVGQLLAGAVGTVMQGRRPSSGAFAFPLPAAYLSLEDGGDIYLYINSTRSPTATILKTDDRKDPFAPYIAEFSSRGPNPAAHNILKPDLAAFGVDILAAWPPISPISPISDVNFDKRALSYNIISGTSMSCPHGSGAAAYIKSFHPTWSPAAIKSALMTTAVPMNPEESSGAEFAYGAGNINPHRGANPGLIYDIDALDYIAFLCGQGYSTKLLQAITGDTSSCPKGTNRKVFDLNYPSFALSPPSSNSISHVFNRTITNVGTSTSTYKAIVSTPPGLSIKVNPSVLSFTSLKQKLSFSLMIKGTIDRQIVSASLIWDDGTFQVRSPIIVVYEAF, encoded by the exons ATGGCTG GAATGGATGGGGTAGTGTCGGTGTtccctaaccaaaaaaaagagctCCATACAACAAGGTCATGGGACTTCCTTGGCCTTCCTAAGCAAGTCAATAGACCAACAACTAAGAGCGACGTCATTATAGGAGTATTCGACACTGGAATTTGGCCGGAGTCTGATAGCTTTAATGACAAAGGATTTGGTCCACCACCTAGCAAATGGAAGGGCAAATGTCAAGCCCCAACCAATTTCACTTGCAACAA TAAAATCATTGGAGCAAAATATTACCGTAGCGATCGAGATTTTCAAAAAGAAGATTTTCGATCTCCAAGAGATTCAGAAGGCCATGGAACACATGTTGCATCAATAGCAGCTGGGAACTTAGTGAGCAAGGCCAGCGTAAAAGGCATTGGTTTGGGAACAGCACGAGGAGGGCTTCCATCAGCACGTATTGCTGTGTACAAAGTATGTTGGTATCTTGGCTGTGATGATGTTGATATTCTTGCAGCATTCGATGATGCCATTGCTGATGGAGTTGACATAATATCTATTTCAATTGGTGGATCTTCTGACAACTATTTTATGGATACAATTGCCATTGGTGCCTTTCATGGTATGAGAAATGGAATATTGACATCAAGTTCTGCTGGTAACCGAGGTCCATATCTAGCAACACTCTCAAGCTTCGCCCCATGGTCTCTTTCTGTGGCTGCAAGCACCATGGACCGAAAGTTCTACACCAAGGTCCGATTAGGTAACAACAAGATCTTTGAG GGTATTTCAATTAATACATTTGACCTCAAAAATGAAACGTATCCAATTATTTATGGTGGAGATGCACCAAACAAGACAGAAGAGTATGATTCATCCCTGTCCag GTATTGCTACGAAGATTCCTTGGACAAAAATTTGGTGAAAGGTAAAATTGTACTTTGTGATGTTGAGAATTATGGGGTTGGGCAACTCTTAGCTGGTGCAGTTGGTACTGTGATGCAAGGCCGACGCCCCAGTTCTGGGGCTTTTGCGTTTCCCTTGCCTGCAGCTTACCTTAGCTTGGAGGATGGTGGCGATATTTACTTGTACATAAATTCGACAAG AAGCCCAACTGCGACTATTCTTAAGACTGATGACCGTAAAGATCCATTTGCGCCTTACATAGCTGAGTTCTCATCTAGAGGTCCAAACCCAGCTGCACACAACATTCTCAAG CCCGATTTAGCTGCTTTTGGAGTGGACATTCTAGCTGCATGGCCACCAATTTCTCCAATTTCCCCAATTTCTGATGTCAATTTTGATAAGAGAGCATTGTCATATAATATAATCTCGGGGACATCAATGTCTTGCCCTCATGGTTCAGGGGCGGCTGCATACATCAAATCTTTCCACCCCACATGGTCACCTGCGGCTATCAAATCTGCTCTAATGACTACTG CTGTCCCCATGAATCCTGAAGAGAGCTCTGGAGCTGAATTTGCATATGGTGCAGGCAATATTAATCCACATAGGGGTGCAAATCCTGGTTTAATATATGATATTGATGCACTTGACTACATAGCTTTTTTGTGTGGACAAGGATATAGTACGAAGTTATTACAAGCTATTACCGGAGACACTAGTAGTTGTCCCAAAGGTACTAATAGAAAAGTTTTCGATCTAAACTATCCTTCTTTTGCTCTATCCCCACCATCCTCAAATTCTATAAGTCATGTTTTCAATCGGACAATCACCAATGTTGGAACATCAACATCTACATACAAAGCTATTGTGAGCACCCCACCTGGACTTAGTATCAAAGTGAACCCTAGTGTTCTATCATTTACATCTCTCAAACAAAAGCTATCATTTTCCCTTATGATTAAAGGAACAATAGATAGACAAATAGTCTCTGCTTCTTTAATTTGGGATGATGGCACATTTCAAGTGAGGAGCCCCATTATTGTTGTGTATGAAGCATTTTGA
- the LOC115955209 gene encoding cucumisin-like isoform X1, whose protein sequence is MAGKTTSLLMLLLLSFASTLLIGHSTSQSDRKAYIVYMGNKRDEVSTSSLYTSMLQDVIGSHIGPESLLYSYKRSFHGFAVELTEQEAQKMAGMDGVVSVFPNQKKELHTTRSWDFLGLPKQVNRPTTKSDVIIGVFDTGIWPESDSFNDKGFGPPPSKWKGKCQAPTNFTCNNKIIGAKYYRSDRDFQKEDFRSPRDSEGHGTHVASIAAGNLVSKASVKGIGLGTARGGLPSARIAVYKVCWYLGCDDVDILAAFDDAIADGVDIISISIGGSSDNYFMDTIAIGAFHGMRNGILTSSSAGNRGPYLATLSSFAPWSLSVAASTMDRKFYTKVRLGNNKIFEGISINTFDLKNETYPIIYGGDAPNKTEEYDSSLSRYCYEDSLDKNLVKGKIVLCDVENYGVGQLLAGAVGTVMQGRRPSSGAFAFPLPAAYLSLEDGGDIYLYINSTRSPTATILKTDDRKDPFAPYIAEFSSRGPNPAAHNILKPDLAAFGVDILAAWPPISPISPISDVNFDKRALSYNIISGTSMSCPHGSGAAAYIKSFHPTWSPAAIKSALMTTAVPMNPEESSGAEFAYGAGNINPHRGANPGLIYDIDALDYIAFLCGQGYSTKLLQAITGDTSSCPKGTNRKVFDLNYPSFALSPPSSNSISHVFNRTITNVGTSTSTYKAIVSTPPGLSIKVNPSVLSFTSLKQKLSFSLMIKGTIDRQIVSASLIWDDGTFQVRSPIIVVYEAF, encoded by the exons ATGGCAGGCAAAACCACCAGTCTTTTGATGCTTCTCCTTCTCAGCTTCGCCTCCACTCTGCTTATTGGTCACTCAACTTCTCAGAGTGATCGAAAG GCTTATATTGTGTATATGGGCAACAAGAGGGATGAGGTTTCCACATCATCCCTTTACACAAGCATGCTACAAGATGTCATCGGCAG CCATATTGGTCCAGAATCTTTACTTTATAGCTACAAAAGGAGTTTCCATGGATTTGCAGTGGAGCTAACTGAGCAAGAAGCTCAAAAAATGGCTG GAATGGATGGGGTAGTGTCGGTGTtccctaaccaaaaaaaagagctCCATACAACAAGGTCATGGGACTTCCTTGGCCTTCCTAAGCAAGTCAATAGACCAACAACTAAGAGCGACGTCATTATAGGAGTATTCGACACTGGAATTTGGCCGGAGTCTGATAGCTTTAATGACAAAGGATTTGGTCCACCACCTAGCAAATGGAAGGGCAAATGTCAAGCCCCAACCAATTTCACTTGCAACAA TAAAATCATTGGAGCAAAATATTACCGTAGCGATCGAGATTTTCAAAAAGAAGATTTTCGATCTCCAAGAGATTCAGAAGGCCATGGAACACATGTTGCATCAATAGCAGCTGGGAACTTAGTGAGCAAGGCCAGCGTAAAAGGCATTGGTTTGGGAACAGCACGAGGAGGGCTTCCATCAGCACGTATTGCTGTGTACAAAGTATGTTGGTATCTTGGCTGTGATGATGTTGATATTCTTGCAGCATTCGATGATGCCATTGCTGATGGAGTTGACATAATATCTATTTCAATTGGTGGATCTTCTGACAACTATTTTATGGATACAATTGCCATTGGTGCCTTTCATGGTATGAGAAATGGAATATTGACATCAAGTTCTGCTGGTAACCGAGGTCCATATCTAGCAACACTCTCAAGCTTCGCCCCATGGTCTCTTTCTGTGGCTGCAAGCACCATGGACCGAAAGTTCTACACCAAGGTCCGATTAGGTAACAACAAGATCTTTGAG GGTATTTCAATTAATACATTTGACCTCAAAAATGAAACGTATCCAATTATTTATGGTGGAGATGCACCAAACAAGACAGAAGAGTATGATTCATCCCTGTCCag GTATTGCTACGAAGATTCCTTGGACAAAAATTTGGTGAAAGGTAAAATTGTACTTTGTGATGTTGAGAATTATGGGGTTGGGCAACTCTTAGCTGGTGCAGTTGGTACTGTGATGCAAGGCCGACGCCCCAGTTCTGGGGCTTTTGCGTTTCCCTTGCCTGCAGCTTACCTTAGCTTGGAGGATGGTGGCGATATTTACTTGTACATAAATTCGACAAG AAGCCCAACTGCGACTATTCTTAAGACTGATGACCGTAAAGATCCATTTGCGCCTTACATAGCTGAGTTCTCATCTAGAGGTCCAAACCCAGCTGCACACAACATTCTCAAG CCCGATTTAGCTGCTTTTGGAGTGGACATTCTAGCTGCATGGCCACCAATTTCTCCAATTTCCCCAATTTCTGATGTCAATTTTGATAAGAGAGCATTGTCATATAATATAATCTCGGGGACATCAATGTCTTGCCCTCATGGTTCAGGGGCGGCTGCATACATCAAATCTTTCCACCCCACATGGTCACCTGCGGCTATCAAATCTGCTCTAATGACTACTG CTGTCCCCATGAATCCTGAAGAGAGCTCTGGAGCTGAATTTGCATATGGTGCAGGCAATATTAATCCACATAGGGGTGCAAATCCTGGTTTAATATATGATATTGATGCACTTGACTACATAGCTTTTTTGTGTGGACAAGGATATAGTACGAAGTTATTACAAGCTATTACCGGAGACACTAGTAGTTGTCCCAAAGGTACTAATAGAAAAGTTTTCGATCTAAACTATCCTTCTTTTGCTCTATCCCCACCATCCTCAAATTCTATAAGTCATGTTTTCAATCGGACAATCACCAATGTTGGAACATCAACATCTACATACAAAGCTATTGTGAGCACCCCACCTGGACTTAGTATCAAAGTGAACCCTAGTGTTCTATCATTTACATCTCTCAAACAAAAGCTATCATTTTCCCTTATGATTAAAGGAACAATAGATAGACAAATAGTCTCTGCTTCTTTAATTTGGGATGATGGCACATTTCAAGTGAGGAGCCCCATTATTGTTGTGTATGAAGCATTTTGA